One Streptomyces sp. NBC_00223 genomic window carries:
- a CDS encoding helix-turn-helix domain-containing protein, which produces MASRLRDLVKDSGLDGKDLAALCGWHPSKVSRISTAKTQPSEDDIRSWCRACGAEDQIGDLIASLRAAEGTWLTWRRLERAGLKRSQEERLPLYQRTRRFRSYSVWALPGLLQTHQYTEDVLRTIQRQRVAMDDVADAVAARMERQRVLHEGQRVFAFLIEEPALRNTLSAGEAQEEQLEHLLAVSGLPNISLGVVPVSQRRPQLPVENFWIYDNAQVNVELVSGYLTLTQPSEVGAYSDTFAKLADMAVYGARARALIYKARDSLV; this is translated from the coding sequence TTGGCCAGCCGTCTGCGCGACTTGGTCAAGGATTCCGGGCTGGATGGAAAAGACCTCGCCGCGCTCTGTGGCTGGCACCCCTCCAAAGTCTCTCGAATCTCGACAGCGAAGACGCAGCCGAGCGAGGACGATATTCGGTCGTGGTGCCGGGCGTGTGGTGCCGAGGACCAGATAGGCGACCTGATCGCCTCGCTTCGGGCCGCAGAAGGTACCTGGCTGACCTGGCGTCGGCTTGAGCGTGCGGGACTCAAACGGTCCCAAGAAGAACGGCTACCCCTGTACCAGCGCACGCGTCGATTCCGCTCGTACAGTGTGTGGGCACTTCCCGGACTTCTTCAGACCCACCAGTACACCGAGGACGTGCTTCGCACGATTCAGCGGCAGCGAGTAGCAATGGACGACGTGGCCGACGCCGTGGCCGCCCGCATGGAGCGGCAGCGAGTACTGCACGAGGGGCAACGGGTGTTCGCTTTCCTAATCGAAGAGCCCGCGCTTCGAAACACGCTCAGCGCCGGCGAGGCACAAGAAGAACAGTTGGAGCATCTACTTGCTGTGAGCGGCCTGCCCAATATCAGTCTCGGTGTGGTCCCGGTTTCCCAGCGACGCCCCCAACTTCCGGTCGAGAACTTTTGGATTTATGACAATGCGCAAGTCAATGTGGAGCTGGTATCGGGGTACTTGACGCTGACGCAGCCCAGCGAGGTCGGGGCGTACTCGGACACGTTCGCCAAGCTTGCGGACATGGCTGTCTACGGGGCGCGGGCCCGTGCCTTGATCTACAAGGCACGGGACTCGCTCGTCTAA
- a CDS encoding DUF6879 family protein: MEALPMKPPAREPLSRAQRTAIHLEVRDQYASTDPDFLEWCEGRRTFTPDNRADWWEGWHDVVQTAVARGVSVRRARVVSEPLTEYVRWEYDYAVTNVTAGENVRWLPRRRAKDLAVPAVDFWVFDAELVLFHHFSGDGVLMEREYVTDAALATQCVDAFDAIWERATPHEEYKPV, encoded by the coding sequence ATGGAGGCACTGCCGATGAAGCCTCCGGCACGTGAGCCGTTGTCTCGTGCTCAGCGAACCGCGATCCACCTGGAAGTTCGTGATCAGTACGCGAGTACAGACCCTGATTTCCTCGAATGGTGTGAGGGCCGCCGCACATTCACCCCGGACAACCGTGCGGACTGGTGGGAAGGTTGGCACGACGTCGTACAGACCGCTGTTGCGCGCGGGGTGTCGGTTCGGCGTGCCCGCGTGGTCTCCGAGCCTCTGACTGAGTACGTGCGGTGGGAATACGACTATGCCGTGACCAACGTCACCGCCGGTGAGAACGTCCGTTGGCTTCCCCGGCGCCGAGCCAAAGATCTCGCGGTACCCGCCGTAGATTTCTGGGTCTTCGACGCTGAGTTGGTGCTCTTCCATCACTTCAGCGGAGACGGCGTTCTGATGGAACGTGAGTATGTCACCGACGCGGCATTGGCTACCCAGTGCGTTGACGCATTCGACGCCATTTGGGAACGGGCCACGCCTCACGAGGAGTACAAGCCGGTCTAG